In Gordonia phthalatica, one genomic interval encodes:
- the hsaA gene encoding 3-hydroxy-9,10-secoandrosta-1,3,5(10)-triene-9,17-dione monooxygenase oxygenase subunit, protein MAGQRSEAAQQVLDKIDALLPDLAQRAQSTEDARRIPDEVASLVQATGFFKLLQPEQWGGLQSDPVTYYEAVRRLATACGSTGWVSGIVGVHNWHLALFSQQAQEDVWGEDPETRISSSYAPMGMGEVVDGGYKVNGSWAWSSGCEIAKWVVVGGPVIKHGKPVDFVSYLIPRSDYNIKDVWNVVGLRGTGSNTIEVKDVFVPSHRVLSFRAMSMGTAPGLEINTAPVYKMPWGTIHPSVISAPIVGMAYGAYTAHVEHQGKRVRAAYAGEKSKEDPFAKVRIAEAASDIDAAWRQLSGNLQAEYDLIVAGEEVPMELRLAARRDQVRATGRAIDAIDLLFENSGAHALENGTPIQRFWRDAHAGRVHAANDPERAYQAFGNGEFGIPIGDTMV, encoded by the coding sequence ATGGCAGGACAGCGAAGCGAGGCCGCACAGCAGGTTCTCGACAAGATCGACGCGCTGCTTCCCGACCTCGCCCAGCGGGCGCAGTCGACGGAAGATGCACGACGGATCCCGGACGAGGTCGCGAGCCTGGTCCAGGCGACGGGCTTCTTCAAGCTGCTGCAGCCCGAGCAGTGGGGCGGTCTCCAGTCCGATCCCGTGACCTACTACGAGGCGGTCCGCCGACTCGCGACCGCGTGCGGGTCCACCGGCTGGGTCTCCGGCATCGTCGGCGTCCACAACTGGCACCTCGCGCTCTTCAGCCAGCAGGCGCAGGAAGACGTCTGGGGCGAAGACCCCGAGACCCGCATCTCGTCGTCGTACGCCCCGATGGGCATGGGCGAGGTGGTCGACGGCGGCTACAAGGTCAACGGATCGTGGGCATGGTCGTCGGGCTGCGAGATCGCGAAGTGGGTCGTGGTCGGCGGTCCGGTGATCAAGCACGGCAAGCCGGTCGACTTCGTCAGCTACCTGATCCCGCGCAGCGACTACAACATCAAGGACGTCTGGAACGTCGTCGGTCTGCGCGGTACCGGCTCCAACACGATCGAGGTCAAGGACGTCTTCGTCCCGTCGCACCGCGTGCTGAGCTTCCGTGCCATGAGCATGGGCACCGCGCCGGGCCTCGAGATCAACACCGCGCCGGTGTACAAGATGCCGTGGGGCACCATTCACCCGTCGGTGATCTCCGCGCCGATCGTCGGCATGGCGTACGGCGCCTACACCGCGCACGTCGAGCACCAGGGCAAGCGCGTCCGCGCCGCCTACGCCGGCGAGAAGTCCAAGGAGGACCCGTTCGCCAAGGTCCGCATCGCCGAGGCCGCCTCCGACATCGACGCCGCGTGGCGTCAGCTGTCGGGCAACCTGCAGGCCGAGTACGACCTCATCGTCGCCGGTGAGGAGGTGCCGATGGAACTGCGCCTGGCCGCCCGCCGCGACCAGGTCCGCGCGACCGGTCGCGCGATCGACGCCATCGACCTGCTCTTCGAGAACTCCGGCGCCCACGCCCTGGAGAACGGCACCCCGATCCAGCGCTTCTGGCGCGACGCCCACGCCGGCCGCGTCCACGCCGCCAACGACCCCGAGCGCGCCTACCAGGCGTTCGGCAACGGCGAGTTCGGGATCCCCATCGGCGACACGATGGTGTAG
- a CDS encoding Rieske 2Fe-2S domain-containing protein yields the protein MVDTDIREIDTGTPPTRFARGWHCIGLVDEYNDGETHSLEIFGTKLVVWADRQGDVHTLDAFCRHMGADLSMGTVKGDNVACAFHGWEWNGKGRCASVPYAKRHPKLAKTRTWPTMVRNGQVFVYNDPEGNPPSDDIVIPELAEFGSDEWTGWTWNKIVIEGSNCREIIDNVVDMAHFFYVHYALPDYFKNVFEGETAAQYMNSHGRPDVGISTAYGDTRLESIAAYYGPSYMLNPMVQYYGKYSIETILTNCHYPIDANSFVLMFGVMAKIPKGLSPEQTDGMVKTITKGVEVGFMQDVAIWKRKTRIDNPLLVEEDGPVYQLRRWYEQFYVDAADVTEEMSGRYEYEIDTAKAQETWNLEIQENLRIQAEKKAAEEAAAASADSDEGASV from the coding sequence ATGGTTGACACCGATATCCGGGAGATCGACACCGGCACGCCCCCGACCCGCTTCGCCCGCGGTTGGCACTGCATCGGCCTGGTCGACGAGTACAACGACGGCGAGACGCACTCGCTGGAGATCTTCGGCACCAAGCTGGTGGTGTGGGCCGACCGCCAGGGCGACGTCCACACGCTCGACGCCTTCTGTCGACACATGGGCGCCGACCTGTCGATGGGCACGGTCAAGGGCGACAACGTCGCGTGTGCGTTCCACGGCTGGGAGTGGAACGGCAAGGGCCGCTGCGCCTCGGTCCCCTACGCCAAGCGGCACCCGAAGCTGGCCAAGACCCGCACCTGGCCGACCATGGTCCGCAACGGCCAGGTCTTCGTCTACAACGATCCCGAGGGCAACCCGCCGTCGGACGACATCGTGATCCCCGAACTCGCCGAGTTCGGGAGCGACGAGTGGACCGGTTGGACCTGGAACAAGATCGTGATCGAGGGCTCCAACTGCCGCGAGATCATCGACAACGTGGTCGACATGGCGCACTTCTTCTACGTGCACTACGCGCTGCCCGACTACTTCAAGAACGTCTTCGAAGGCGAGACGGCCGCGCAGTACATGAACAGCCACGGACGGCCCGACGTCGGCATCTCGACCGCGTACGGCGACACCCGCCTCGAGTCGATCGCCGCGTACTACGGCCCGTCCTACATGCTGAATCCGATGGTGCAGTACTACGGCAAGTACTCCATCGAGACCATCCTGACCAACTGCCACTACCCGATCGACGCGAACTCGTTCGTCCTGATGTTCGGCGTCATGGCGAAGATCCCGAAGGGACTCTCGCCCGAGCAGACCGACGGCATGGTCAAGACCATCACCAAGGGCGTCGAGGTCGGCTTCATGCAGGACGTCGCGATCTGGAAGCGCAAGACCCGGATCGACAACCCGCTGCTCGTAGAGGAGGACGGCCCCGTCTACCAGCTCCGCCGCTGGTACGAGCAGTTCTACGTCGACGCCGCCGACGTCACCGAGGAGATGTCGGGCCGGTACGAGTACGAGATCGACACCGCCAAGGCCCAGGAGACCTGGAACCTGGAGATCCAGGAGAACCTCCGGATCCAGGCCGAGAAGAAGGCCGCCGAAGAGGCCGCCGCGGCCTCGGCCGATTCCGACGAGGGCGCATCGGTCTGA